The following DNA comes from Candidatus Dependentiae bacterium.
ACCAAAAATACTCACCATCACCGTCAACTTTTCACCCTCTTCATCGATCTTTTCTATGATACCAACAAATCCAGCAAATGGACCCTCATTAATATCAACTTCGCTTCCCACTGAAAATTCGCTTTCTCTAGGAGCAACAACCACTTCACCCTTTATTTGAGAAAAAATACGATCCACTTCTTTTTGACTCAGTGGAACAGGATTTTTTCCTCCTAAAAAACGAGAAACTCGCGGATTCGAAAGCACCAATCGCATTGTTTCGGTTGACAGTTCCATTTCAACAAACAAGTAACCAGGAAACAATTGGGTGTCTTTTTGTTCTACAGTATCAAACATTTGCTTCATTCTTGCCGAAGGTACGAGCACTTGACCAAAACGATCTTGAAGCTCTTTTTGCTCTATACTTCGCATTAAATCTTCTTTTACTGACTGCTCAAACCCAGCATATATCTGGGCAACGTACCAGCGCTTCATGTGCCTATGTTCCGATCATCTTTATACAAGACCATACATCTCAAACAAATAGCTCGCCAATCGTGACAAACCAAAATCAATAATACCCAAGTAAATTGAAAAAAGAACCAATAGCACAAGCACAACTATTGTTGCACCAACGAATTCACTCGTTTTCGGCCAAACAACCTTTAATAATTCACTTTTAACATCATATAAAAACTGTACTACATCTTTCATCATCAACACCCAACTATTATACACTACATGGCAGGCCAGGAGGGACTCGAACCCCCAACCATCAGATTTGGAGTCTGCCGCTCTACCAATTCGAGCTACTGGCCTACAAAACTACTTAGTCTCCTTGTGAGCAGTATGCATACGACAGAAGCGACAAAATTTTTTCAAAGCCAATGAGCCAGTTTGACGCTTCTTTGATACCACCTGCGTATAATTACGATTTTTGCATTGTCCACAAGCCAGATGTGTGGTGACCCGATTTTTTGCCATACACGCCCAATATTTATTTTTTAAAAATAACCAAAACTATAGCTGCCATCTTAAAAACAAGCCCAACGTCCCTGCTCAAATGAAATAAAAAGCACGAGGACCACCCCATACAAACCTTTACGCGAAGTATGGAGCCCGCGACCGGACTTGAACCGGCGACCTCTCCCTTACCAAGGAAGTGCTCTACCAACTGAGCTACGTGGGCACATTAGCCTACACAGGTCTAATACAGAGTAAATAAAAAAAGAAAAAATGACAAATTATTTCGCATAATCATTTAGATTTTTCCAATACTCTTTAATTTTTGATTTTTTGACAGCATAAAAATGATACAAAATAATTCACTTTACTCTATTGAACAATAAAGAACCATTTAGCAAAACATGGAGCTGGCGATCGGACTTGAACCGATAACCTGCTGATTACAAATCAGCTGCTCTGCCATTGAGCTACGCCAGCATAATAATAACCAATCACTTGCCCGCTTTCGTTTGCAACTATTTTGAGTTGTTCCCACTATGTAATAATGAAAACCTAATCGTAAAAAACAAAAACTGGAGCGGGAAACGGGACTCGAACCCGTAACCTACAGCTTGGAAGGCTGTCGCTCTAGCCAATTGAGCTACTCCCGCATACAACGTTGCGGGACAAGATAGCAAAATTACTTTCAATCCGCAACGAGAATTAATTGTTAATTTTGTTTGATCATTATCTCAAGCAGGAATACAATCTAGGCAAAATTACAAAGCAACGAATAATCTGGTGGCGAGAGCAGGATTCGAACCTGCGAAGGCTGAGCCAACGGATTTACAGTCCGTCCCCTTTGACCGCTCGGGAATCTCGCCCTGAATATTTTTATTTCAATTTTGCGTATCATACACGTGAATATATTATTGTTTTTTTTATTTAATTTCAACTTTATTTTTCAGTTTTGTGTCAGATAATAAGCTGCAACAATCTTCTATCGGTTTTTTGATAGTCAATTTTTACCTTACAATGATCTTTTTTTGCTAGTAGCACATCAATTACCTCAGGCCACTCAATAAATACCCAACTATTTGGCATATTCCAGTATTCATCAAAGCCCGAAGCAAGAAAATCTTGCACACTATTGATACGATATAAATCAAAATGATAAAATGTTTGCCGTCGTTCATTTTCATACACATTGAGCAAATTAAATGTTGGACTTGTGACCCCTTTTTGAATGCCATATCGCTTAAGTAGCTCCCTAATCAAGGTAGTTTTACCTGAACCAAGAGATCCCTCAAATGTGAATAATCTACATGTATCCATGTATCGATACAGGAAATCTACCGCTTTGTCCATTTCATTAAGAGAATATATAAGAGATTGTTTCTGCATAAAACTAAAGTTTCTTTAATTTTTTAATGAGCTTACGCTCTTTTTTTGTTAATTTTTTGTTGTCTTTTTCTATATACCCGCCTACTACATCCTCAAGTTTATATTCGACATACTTACTGCATTCTTGCATAATACGATCAAGCTCTGGTCGTTCTTGATCACTTGTTTTAATTATCAGACCACTCATATCAAAACAATCACTTGAACTTTTTTCAACTTCATCTTTTATAATACGATAAAAATCTGCCGCATCAAGTGAGGGAATATCCAAGTTATCAGCTACCCTATTAAGCTCCCTGTCAGAAGAAACAAGTAGTATATCCTGCATTCTATGTTTTTTA
Coding sequences within:
- the nusG gene encoding transcription termination/antitermination factor NusG, whose product is MKRWYVAQIYAGFEQSVKEDLMRSIEQKELQDRFGQVLVPSARMKQMFDTVEQKDTQLFPGYLFVEMELSTETMRLVLSNPRVSRFLGGKNPVPLSQKEVDRIFSQIKGEVVVAPRESEFSVGSEVDINEGPFAGFVGIIEKIDEEGEKLTVMVSIFGRMTPVELGFSQVKR
- the secE gene encoding preprotein translocase subunit SecE, producing MKDVVQFLYDVKSELLKVVWPKTSEFVGATIVVLVLLVLFSIYLGIIDFGLSRLASYLFEMYGLV
- the rpmG gene encoding 50S ribosomal protein L33; translated protein: MAKNRVTTHLACGQCKNRNYTQVVSKKRQTGSLALKKFCRFCRMHTAHKETK
- the tsaE gene encoding tRNA (adenosine(37)-N6)-threonylcarbamoyltransferase complex ATPase subunit type 1 TsaE, which gives rise to MQKQSLIYSLNEMDKAVDFLYRYMDTCRLFTFEGSLGSGKTTLIRELLKRYGIQKGVTSPTFNLLNVYENERRQTFYHFDLYRINSVQDFLASGFDEYWNMPNSWVFIEWPEVIDVLLAKKDHCKVKIDYQKTDRRLLQLII
- a CDS encoding NYN domain-containing protein, which produces MIIVIDAYNVLKQCIHDREIAEHERAHFLSELSSYGRKKRHKLIVVFDGGANEWPTKERSDGTCVIYSGYHETADDYIKTYLKKHRMQDILLVSSDRELNRVADNLDIPSLDAADFYRIIKDEVEKSSSDCFDMSGLIIKTSDQERPELDRIMQECSKYVEYKLEDVVGGYIEKDNKKLTKKERKLIKKLKKL